In a genomic window of Leifsonia xyli subsp. cynodontis DSM 46306:
- a CDS encoding glycosyltransferase, which produces MFIFLLQLRHMLGGHPEFYLFAFYSALIWVIWIVKVLMSRLYRPYTAGFSGTTSVVVPVVDEPLGLFRKVLGRMVEQRPSEIIVVINGVPNPGLAGVCEEFSPLVRWVHTPIPGKRNAVMIGTRMSVGEITVLVDSDTVWTQDTLSELVKPFADQRVGGVTTKQRILEPERSWFTRWADWLENTRALYSMPAQTVVGQIGCLPGRTIAFRRSILIRVTEKFMTERFLGVFLEVSDDRTLTNLTLKEGYRTVYQHTSLTYTDAPHEVRKMFKQQLRWARGSQYNTLRMLPWMVGHAPMLAFFFTMDILLPFLLMGVLGGWAYRSLTGNGYNFYEGFLTSYGIQGGVMMVAGLMVASSVVSMSIRQIRHLSEKPSDFFRLPVFIVVSTFFLMPIRLIGFFRMAHAAGWGTRAGAYSGGPSEVSSDEEIAAFDGTVSATARATTMRDATKAAIEATGTVVTEPARRRRNPLAAIPYLIGIAILTAEALFLV; this is translated from the coding sequence GTGTTCATCTTCCTGCTACAACTCCGTCACATGCTCGGCGGTCACCCCGAGTTCTATCTGTTCGCCTTCTACTCCGCCCTGATCTGGGTGATCTGGATCGTCAAGGTTCTGATGTCCCGTCTCTACCGCCCCTACACCGCCGGGTTCTCCGGCACGACGAGTGTCGTCGTCCCGGTCGTCGACGAGCCGCTCGGCCTGTTCCGGAAGGTGCTCGGCCGGATGGTGGAGCAGCGCCCGAGTGAGATCATCGTCGTGATCAACGGTGTCCCCAACCCGGGGCTCGCGGGGGTGTGCGAGGAATTCTCGCCGCTCGTGCGCTGGGTTCACACGCCCATCCCGGGCAAGCGCAATGCGGTGATGATCGGCACGCGGATGTCGGTGGGCGAGATCACTGTGCTGGTCGACTCGGACACGGTCTGGACGCAGGACACCCTCAGCGAACTGGTCAAGCCGTTCGCCGACCAGCGCGTCGGCGGCGTCACGACCAAGCAGCGCATTCTGGAGCCGGAGCGCAGCTGGTTCACGCGCTGGGCCGACTGGCTGGAGAACACCCGGGCGCTCTACTCGATGCCGGCGCAGACCGTGGTCGGGCAGATCGGCTGCCTGCCGGGACGCACGATCGCGTTCCGCCGTTCGATCCTCATCCGGGTCACGGAGAAGTTCATGACGGAGAGGTTTCTCGGCGTCTTCCTCGAAGTCTCCGACGACCGTACGCTCACGAACCTCACCCTCAAGGAGGGCTATCGCACCGTCTACCAGCACACGAGCCTGACCTACACCGACGCCCCGCATGAGGTGAGGAAGATGTTCAAGCAGCAGCTCCGCTGGGCTCGCGGCAGTCAGTACAACACCCTGCGGATGCTGCCGTGGATGGTGGGGCACGCCCCGATGCTGGCGTTCTTCTTCACGATGGACATCCTTCTTCCCTTCCTGCTCATGGGCGTCCTCGGCGGGTGGGCTTACCGTTCGCTCACGGGCAACGGCTACAACTTCTACGAGGGCTTCCTGACCTCCTACGGCATCCAGGGCGGTGTCATGATGGTGGCCGGGCTGATGGTCGCGTCCAGCGTCGTCAGCATGTCCATCCGGCAGATCCGCCACCTCTCCGAGAAACCGAGCGACTTCTTCCGGCTGCCGGTGTTCATCGTCGTCTCGACGTTCTTCCTCATGCCCATCCGCCTGATCGGGTTCTTCCGGATGGCGCACGCCGCCGGTTGGGGCACCCGCGCCGGCGCTTACTCCGGCGGTCCCAGCGAGGTCAGCTCCGACGAGGAGATCGCGGCCTTCGACGGCACGGTGTCCGCCACCGCTCGGGCGACCACGATGCGCGATGCGACGAAAGCGGCGATCGAGGCGACCGGCACCGTCGTGACCGAGCCCGCCCGGCGCCGGCGCAACCCGCTCGCCGCCATTCCGTACCTGATCGGCATCGCGATCCTGACGGCGGAGGCTCTGTTCCTTGTCTAG
- a CDS encoding glycoside hydrolase family 26 protein, translated as MYTEKAPFDWAAFDATSAKVGVAPNLIGYFSGWNERFRADAVIRAWAHGSLPMMAWESRPLGVGGDPAVAPGYSLPAIIAGGFDTYLHQYAKDIVATGLPLVIRFDHEMNGVWYQWSETDGSGPPINGNAPGDYAKIWRHVHDIFQQEHANDLVIWNWSPNIVNDLPASHRADGYLASLYPGDRYVDWVGLSGYLRPPYRSDQSFTFAGSFGPSLSQIRALTKHPIILSEIGASEAGGHKAAWITALFDAFAQPENADIIGFAWFNLVVTCLVGGERVTNDWRVDSQPDSLSAFIAGLTRPEDRFTLAPPR; from the coding sequence ATGTACACCGAGAAGGCGCCCTTCGACTGGGCGGCATTCGATGCGACCAGTGCGAAGGTCGGCGTCGCACCGAACCTCATCGGCTACTTCTCCGGGTGGAACGAGAGGTTCCGCGCCGACGCCGTGATCCGGGCTTGGGCACACGGAAGCCTCCCGATGATGGCCTGGGAGTCCCGGCCGCTCGGCGTGGGCGGCGACCCGGCGGTCGCGCCCGGATACTCTCTGCCGGCGATCATCGCGGGCGGCTTCGACACCTATCTGCACCAGTACGCGAAGGACATCGTCGCCACCGGCCTGCCCCTCGTCATCCGCTTCGACCATGAGATGAACGGTGTCTGGTACCAGTGGTCGGAGACCGATGGCAGCGGTCCCCCCATCAACGGCAACGCCCCCGGCGATTATGCCAAGATATGGCGACACGTCCACGACATCTTCCAGCAGGAGCACGCGAACGACCTGGTGATCTGGAACTGGTCGCCGAACATCGTCAACGACCTGCCCGCCTCTCACCGTGCCGACGGCTATCTGGCCTCGCTCTACCCCGGCGACCGCTACGTCGACTGGGTCGGCCTCTCCGGCTATCTGCGCCCGCCCTACCGCAGTGACCAGTCCTTCACGTTCGCCGGCAGCTTCGGGCCGAGTCTGAGTCAGATCCGTGCGCTGACGAAGCATCCGATCATCCTCTCCGAGATCGGCGCTAGCGAGGCCGGTGGTCACAAAGCGGCATGGATCACCGCGCTGTTCGACGCGTTCGCCCAGCCGGAGAACGCTGACATCATCGGTTTCGCCTGGTTCAATCTCGTGGTCACATGTCTCGTCGGGGGAGAGCGTGTCACCAACGACTGGCGTGTCGACTCCCAGCCGGATTCGCTCTCGGCCTTCATCGCCGGGCTGACGAGACCCGAAGACCGATTCACCCTCGCACCGCCGCGCTGA
- a CDS encoding LacI family DNA-binding transcriptional regulator: MSASEREDGMAVRLQDVADYAGVSIKTVSNVVRDYPHVSARMRERVQRAIDELGYRPNMMGRRLATGRTGLLALAFADVTLPYFAELARAVDAAAARHGYRVLLEQTDGTIEGERAVVSASEAGLVDGMMFQPTVMGSTELAQSRPGVPLVILGENAAPLALDRIMIDNVAAARAVTEHVLALGRRKVAFVGHEAHGLTRTSRLRIAGYQEALEAAGIAPDTRRLIASDSVSAVNAATAVGAALDAGLELDGLVCRDDLAAIGALRAVQERGLRIPDDIVVTGWDNVAVTAVTYPSLTTVAPDLRGLADRAVAMLLERIDGFDAAGRHELAEFSVVARESAPAYSAGYSPDRCGGTPGRDAGPERISAAVRG, from the coding sequence GTGAGCGCATCGGAACGGGAGGACGGAATGGCGGTCAGGCTGCAGGATGTCGCCGACTACGCGGGCGTCTCCATCAAGACGGTCTCCAATGTCGTCCGCGACTATCCCCACGTCAGCGCGAGGATGCGCGAGCGGGTGCAGCGCGCGATCGACGAGCTCGGCTACCGCCCGAACATGATGGGCCGCCGGCTCGCGACCGGACGCACCGGGCTCCTCGCACTGGCCTTCGCCGACGTGACCCTCCCGTATTTCGCCGAACTGGCCCGCGCGGTGGACGCCGCCGCCGCGCGCCACGGCTACCGCGTGCTGCTCGAGCAGACCGACGGGACCATCGAGGGCGAACGGGCCGTGGTGTCGGCGAGCGAGGCGGGCCTGGTCGACGGGATGATGTTCCAGCCGACCGTCATGGGCTCCACCGAGCTCGCCCAGAGCCGGCCCGGTGTGCCCCTCGTGATCCTCGGCGAGAACGCCGCCCCGCTGGCACTGGACAGGATCATGATCGACAACGTCGCCGCCGCCCGCGCCGTCACCGAGCACGTCCTCGCGCTCGGACGCCGGAAAGTCGCGTTCGTGGGCCACGAGGCGCACGGCCTCACCCGCACCTCACGCCTGCGCATCGCCGGCTACCAGGAGGCGCTCGAAGCGGCGGGCATCGCACCGGACACACGCCGCCTCATCGCGAGCGATTCGGTCTCCGCGGTCAACGCCGCCACCGCGGTGGGCGCGGCGCTCGACGCGGGCCTCGAACTCGACGGGCTCGTGTGCCGCGACGACCTCGCGGCGATCGGGGCGCTGCGAGCGGTGCAGGAGCGGGGTTTGCGCATCCCTGACGACATCGTCGTGACCGGGTGGGACAATGTGGCCGTCACCGCCGTGACCTACCCCTCGCTCACGACCGTCGCGCCGGACCTGCGCGGCCTCGCCGACCGCGCCGTCGCCATGCTGCTGGAGCGCATCGACGGCTTCGACGCCGCCGGCCGGCACGAACTGGCGGAGTTCTCCGTCGTCGCGCGGGAGAGCGCCCCTGCTTACAGCGCTGGATATTCTCCAGACCGCTGCGGCGGAACGCCCGGGCGAGACGCCGGCCCCGAACGCATCAGCGCGGCGGTGCGAGGGTGA
- a CDS encoding type 2 periplasmic-binding domain-containing protein: protein MDTGNLPADKASYLAALDKLKAAGVQGEWVDGYVFTSTFEFQSLLWQFGGDLFDKDVTKATFNSDAGVQALTWMTDLVKNGYSPKDVAQDGNINALIAGKTAFNWNGVWQTTNTAFDKLNWAAVPVPQIGTEKAVWSSSTHWMFMNNKGQDKNKTAAAATFVKWMNDNSADWPQTGELPAKNSVRDDPALVRDYPNLKPFLDQLEYARYETAAPGITTVTATVTTAVNEAITGKKNPKKALDDAAAKADTLLKQNKAKYGD from the coding sequence GTGGACACCGGGAACCTGCCCGCGGACAAGGCCTCCTACCTCGCCGCGCTCGACAAGCTGAAGGCGGCGGGCGTGCAGGGGGAGTGGGTGGACGGCTACGTCTTCACCAGCACGTTCGAGTTCCAGTCGCTGCTCTGGCAGTTCGGCGGCGACCTCTTCGACAAAGACGTCACCAAGGCCACGTTCAACTCCGACGCCGGCGTCCAGGCGCTCACCTGGATGACCGACCTCGTGAAGAACGGCTACAGCCCAAAGGACGTCGCGCAGGACGGCAACATCAACGCCCTCATCGCCGGCAAGACCGCCTTCAACTGGAACGGTGTCTGGCAGACCACCAACACCGCGTTCGACAAGCTGAACTGGGCGGCTGTCCCGGTTCCGCAGATCGGCACGGAGAAAGCCGTCTGGTCGAGCTCCACCCACTGGATGTTCATGAACAACAAGGGGCAGGACAAGAACAAGACCGCCGCCGCCGCGACCTTCGTCAAGTGGATGAACGACAACTCCGCCGACTGGCCGCAGACCGGTGAGCTCCCCGCCAAGAACTCGGTGCGCGACGACCCCGCGCTGGTTCGGGACTATCCGAACCTGAAGCCGTTCCTCGACCAACTCGAATACGCCCGCTACGAGACCGCCGCCCCGGGCATCACCACCGTCACGGCGACCGTCACCACCGCGGTCAACGAGGCCATCACCGGCAAGAAGAACCCGAAGAAGGCGCTGGACGACGCTGCGGCGAAGGCCGACACCCTCCTGAAGCAGAACAAAGCGAAGTACGGTGACTGA
- a CDS encoding family 43 glycosylhydrolase, whose product MLPYSANDYGADAHATGAARSKSLLGPYTKDAEPLLSTAGSHGRFLGPGGPDMVSFRGRDWMLFHSWDEAYLYRGLHAVPVIWRDGLPHPEDER is encoded by the coding sequence GTGCTCCCCTATTCGGCGAACGACTACGGCGCCGACGCCCACGCCACCGGAGCCGCGCGGTCGAAGAGCCTTCTCGGTCCGTACACCAAGGACGCGGAGCCCCTCCTCTCGACAGCCGGAAGCCACGGGCGCTTCCTCGGCCCCGGCGGCCCGGACATGGTGAGCTTCCGTGGGCGCGACTGGATGCTGTTCCACTCCTGGGACGAAGCGTATCTCTACCGCGGCCTCCACGCCGTCCCGGTGATCTGGCGCGACGGACTGCCCCATCCGGAGGACGAACGATGA
- a CDS encoding threonine aldolase family protein translates to MTLPLHDRNLRGFASDNYAGAHPEILDAIAAANTGHQIAYSEDVYTERLHEVFAEHFGEGVQVFPVFNGTGANVVGLQSMLPRWGAVICAKTAHINTDEAGAPEKVDGLKLLTVETPDGKLTPELIDREAWGWGDEHRAQPLAVSITQTTELGTAYTVEEIRAIADHVHARGMKLHLDGARISNAAATLGVPLRAFTADAGVDVLSFGGTKNGMLYGEAVVVLNPDASEGLLYLRKLTMQLASKMRFISAQLIALLTDDLHLRSASHANAMAARLRGALEAGIADGSVQGIGFSQRTQANGVFATLPAGVADRLRERFRFYDWDAARNEVRWMCSFDTTEQDIDDFVAALVRELGR, encoded by the coding sequence GTGACGCTACCACTCCACGACCGGAACCTGCGGGGCTTCGCCTCCGACAACTACGCGGGCGCACATCCCGAGATCCTCGACGCGATCGCGGCCGCCAACACCGGTCACCAGATCGCCTACAGCGAGGATGTCTACACCGAGCGGCTGCACGAGGTTTTCGCCGAGCACTTCGGCGAGGGCGTTCAGGTGTTCCCCGTCTTCAACGGGACCGGTGCGAACGTGGTCGGCCTGCAATCCATGCTGCCCCGCTGGGGCGCTGTGATCTGCGCGAAGACCGCGCACATCAACACGGACGAAGCCGGGGCGCCGGAGAAGGTGGACGGGCTCAAACTGCTGACCGTCGAGACCCCGGACGGCAAGCTGACCCCGGAGCTCATCGACCGCGAGGCGTGGGGATGGGGAGACGAGCATCGCGCTCAGCCGCTCGCGGTGTCCATCACGCAGACGACAGAGCTGGGCACCGCGTACACGGTCGAGGAGATCCGGGCGATCGCGGACCATGTCCACGCCCGCGGGATGAAGCTCCACCTGGACGGCGCGCGCATCTCCAATGCGGCGGCGACGCTCGGCGTGCCGCTGCGCGCGTTCACGGCCGATGCCGGAGTGGACGTGCTGAGCTTCGGCGGCACCAAGAACGGGATGCTCTACGGCGAGGCCGTCGTCGTGCTGAACCCGGACGCCTCCGAGGGGCTGCTCTACCTGCGCAAACTCACCATGCAGCTGGCGTCGAAGATGCGTTTCATCTCGGCCCAGCTGATCGCCCTCCTGACGGACGATCTGCACCTGCGCTCAGCCTCCCACGCGAACGCGATGGCGGCCCGGCTGCGCGGCGCGCTGGAGGCGGGAATCGCGGACGGAAGCGTCCAGGGCATCGGTTTCAGCCAGAGAACCCAGGCGAACGGCGTGTTCGCGACGCTTCCGGCCGGTGTCGCCGACCGCCTGCGCGAGCGTTTCCGCTTCTACGACTGGGATGCGGCACGGAACGAGGTGCGCTGGATGTGCTCCTTCGACACCACCGAGCAGGACATCGACGACTTCGTCGCCGCGCTCGTCCGCGAACTCGGGCGGTGA
- a CDS encoding glycoside hydrolase family 38 C-terminal domain-containing protein, whose product MRGAGCADDGGDAETGDGTVLLDAGPLPVSGVPALGGGRAASALPLAAGTVPTTTSTVPTAPIALSDPRLRAIIAPDGRLLSLSTPDGPDLLRPGSLGNSPELHRDLPNRWDAWDIDGHHRRAVRLPDGQVRVTADGDGVRVERALTERSWLSQRISVEGGALRIETEEDWHEWETLLKLAFPFALRAAETVAETHFGHIRHPATANTSWEHARFEASTQRWLHLAEGGLAVSVANDVTPGYDVRLDRDDEGRPLTRLGVSLLRGPRYPDPETDQGLHTFTLLVRPGADIPDAIADGYALALPLRRVALPSAPAPLVAAEGEGVLVEAVKLAEDGSGDVIVRLYESLGRHGEAALSAGFPAAGARRVDLLERDSGEPLTSDGDRWSFPLRPFQLATVRIARRT is encoded by the coding sequence ATGCGGGGCGCCGGCTGCGCCGATGACGGCGGCGACGCGGAGACCGGCGACGGCACCGTGCTGCTCGACGCCGGGCCGCTCCCGGTCAGCGGGGTCCCCGCGCTGGGCGGCGGGAGGGCGGCGAGCGCTCTCCCGCTCGCAGCCGGCACCGTCCCCACCACGACTAGTACCGTCCCGACCGCGCCCATCGCCCTCTCGGACCCCCGCCTCCGCGCCATCATCGCCCCCGACGGCCGGCTGCTCTCCCTGAGCACTCCGGACGGTCCCGACCTGCTCCGCCCCGGCTCCCTGGGCAACTCCCCCGAACTGCACCGGGACCTGCCGAACCGCTGGGACGCCTGGGACATCGACGGCCACCACCGGCGCGCCGTGCGCCTCCCGGACGGCCAGGTGCGCGTCACCGCCGACGGCGACGGAGTCCGGGTGGAGCGCGCACTCACCGAGCGGTCCTGGCTGTCGCAGCGGATCAGCGTCGAGGGCGGGGCGCTGCGCATCGAGACCGAGGAGGACTGGCACGAGTGGGAGACGCTGCTGAAACTGGCCTTCCCGTTCGCGCTGCGGGCAGCGGAGACCGTCGCCGAGACCCATTTCGGGCACATCAGGCACCCGGCGACGGCCAACACCAGCTGGGAGCATGCCCGGTTCGAGGCGTCCACGCAGCGCTGGCTGCACCTGGCGGAAGGCGGCCTCGCCGTCTCTGTCGCCAACGATGTCACCCCCGGCTACGATGTGCGGCTGGACCGCGACGACGAGGGCCGGCCGCTCACCCGCCTGGGCGTCTCCCTGCTCCGGGGCCCGCGCTATCCCGACCCGGAGACCGACCAGGGGCTGCACACGTTCACACTGCTGGTGCGGCCGGGCGCGGACATTCCGGACGCCATCGCCGACGGCTACGCACTCGCCCTGCCGCTACGCAGAGTCGCGCTGCCCTCCGCGCCCGCTCCGCTCGTGGCCGCGGAGGGCGAGGGCGTGCTGGTGGAGGCGGTCAAGCTGGCCGAGGACGGCAGCGGCGATGTCATCGTCCGACTCTACGAGAGTCTCGGCCGGCACGGCGAGGCTGCCCTCTCCGCCGGCTTCCCCGCGGCGGGTGCGCGTCGGGTGGACCTGCTGGAGCGCGACAGCGGCGAACCGCTGACGTCCGACGGCGATCGCTGGTCGTTCCCGCTGCGTCCCTTCCAGCTCGCAACCGTCCGGATCGCCCGGCGAACCTAG
- a CDS encoding glycoside hydrolase family 3 protein — protein MLGGTSHRRFDDAFAENGAADTGEGVDRASLLLPGDQDALLATLRGLTVAPLVSVVVTGRPYVLAGVVARSDATLFCAYPGPEGADAIAAVLCGNRQPTGRLAAALPAHPGTVPAHGDDRHPAAGVYRDAPEPELFPLGHGLGYAGVELIAASADADAVRVELAATPGRGWAGAAEELVLVFARRDGSIVVPRRAELLTFGRVTLPPDGRTTLVLDLPAEGLFVPAPERAPLAETTTTLTVAVGAQRRTLTIRPPLATRPTEDSRR, from the coding sequence GTGCTCGGTGGGACGAGCCACCGGCGCTTCGACGACGCTTTCGCCGAGAACGGCGCCGCGGACACCGGAGAGGGCGTCGATCGGGCGTCGCTCCTGCTGCCCGGCGACCAGGATGCGCTGCTGGCGACCCTGCGCGGCCTGACCGTCGCGCCTCTCGTCTCGGTCGTGGTCACCGGACGGCCGTATGTGCTCGCCGGGGTCGTCGCGCGCTCCGACGCGACACTGTTCTGCGCCTACCCCGGGCCGGAGGGCGCCGACGCGATCGCCGCGGTGCTCTGCGGCAACCGGCAGCCGACCGGACGGCTCGCGGCGGCGCTGCCCGCCCACCCCGGGACGGTGCCCGCACACGGCGACGACCGGCATCCCGCTGCCGGGGTCTACCGGGACGCGCCAGAGCCGGAGCTCTTCCCGCTCGGACACGGGCTCGGCTACGCCGGGGTCGAGCTGATCGCGGCGAGCGCCGACGCCGACGCCGTACGGGTCGAGCTGGCCGCGACACCGGGCCGGGGCTGGGCCGGTGCCGCCGAGGAGCTGGTGCTCGTCTTCGCCCGCCGCGACGGCTCCATCGTGGTGCCGCGGCGCGCCGAGCTGCTGACGTTCGGCCGAGTGACGCTGCCGCCGGACGGCCGGACGACGCTCGTTCTGGACCTGCCCGCGGAGGGTCTGTTCGTCCCCGCTCCCGAGCGCGCACCGCTCGCCGAGACCACCACCACCCTGACCGTCGCCGTGGGCGCCCAACGCCGCACGCTCACCATCCGACCCCCGCTCGCCACCCGACCCACGGAGGACAGCCGCCGATGA
- a CDS encoding SDR family NAD(P)-dependent oxidoreductase has protein sequence MMETWRERFGARGCSSPARSPARGRSTRSALLEGARAVVLWDRDKSALARLTDRLRQEILAGRAGGWGSPPRSPSSAAGRPETSVHPHVIDVGELGAIAQTAQAVRREIGGIDILINNAGIVRGKLFWEHDNGDDIRPTMQVNALAPMYIPREFLPGMLTSPRAARIVTIAPAAGGLASPRMSVSVASKWTVIGWSDSLRLELKREEGYDRVKITTVVAGSTGAGTSEGARGLLRTPLLTPEQVVDRVWRAMLTGRPMLSLPWPLGLAKLLEGVCCRRGRWTRWRHGRSVSTGRLTGPPAAPEGVRLRRRLSR, from the coding sequence ATGATGGAGACATGGCGAGAACGGTTCGGGGCGCGCGGGTGCTCATCACCGGCGCGGTCTCCGGCACGGGGCCGCTCTACGCGGAGCGCGCTGCTCGAAGGAGCCCGTGCGGTCGTCCTCTGGGATCGCGACAAGAGCGCCCTCGCCCGCCTCACCGACCGTCTGCGTCAGGAGATCCTCGCCGGGCGCGCCGGCGGCTGGGGCTCTCCGCCCCGCTCGCCCAGTTCGGCCGCCGGGCGTCCGGAGACCAGCGTGCATCCCCACGTCATCGACGTCGGCGAGCTCGGGGCCATCGCGCAGACCGCTCAGGCCGTCCGCAGGGAGATCGGCGGCATCGACATCCTGATCAACAACGCCGGCATCGTGCGCGGCAAGCTGTTCTGGGAGCACGACAACGGCGACGACATCCGCCCGACGATGCAGGTCAATGCGCTCGCTCCGATGTACATCCCCCGCGAGTTCCTGCCCGGGATGCTGACCAGCCCCCGCGCGGCTCGCATCGTCACCATCGCCCCCGCTGCCGGCGGCCTGGCGAGCCCGCGGATGAGCGTCTCCGTTGCGAGCAAGTGGACCGTGATCGGGTGGAGCGACAGCCTCCGCTTGGAGCTGAAGCGCGAAGAAGGCTACGACCGGGTCAAGATCACCACGGTCGTCGCGGGCTCCACCGGCGCCGGGACGTCCGAGGGCGCTCGGGGTCTGCTGCGGACGCCCCTCCTGACGCCGGAGCAGGTGGTGGACCGGGTGTGGCGCGCCATGCTCACGGGCCGGCCGATGCTGTCGCTCCCGTGGCCGCTCGGGCTCGCGAAGCTCCTGGAAGGAGTGTGCTGCCGACGCGGGCGTTGGACGCGCTGGCGGCATGGCCGTTCGGTGTCCACGGGCCGGTTGACGGGGCCGCCGGCGGCTCCTGAGGGCGTGCGCCTCCGCCGCCGACTCAGCCGATAG